The following proteins are co-located in the Siansivirga zeaxanthinifaciens CC-SAMT-1 genome:
- a CDS encoding MCP four helix bundle domain-containing protein: MKLYNKIKWILGILMVFILILATNLIDRNNFIRVKDSVVSIYEDRLIASDLVFKLSRLVNKKEVAIKLSDTVFFNHENDEINSHIQDLILQYEQTKFTPEESTTFKYLKNNFKLLETQEINYVLSNFKNNEHQVELIKTINNNLDDLSKIKINEGRRQMSIGKKATTTVELFTQIEICLLVVLAIVIQIIVMYKPN, translated from the coding sequence ATGAAACTATACAATAAAATTAAGTGGATTTTAGGAATTTTGATGGTGTTTATTTTAATATTAGCCACAAATTTAATTGATAGAAACAATTTTATAAGAGTCAAAGATTCTGTGGTTTCAATTTATGAAGATAGGCTTATTGCAAGTGATTTGGTATTCAAACTATCTAGATTGGTTAATAAAAAGGAAGTCGCCATTAAACTATCAGACACGGTGTTTTTTAATCATGAAAATGATGAAATTAACAGCCACATTCAAGATTTAATTTTACAGTATGAACAAACAAAGTTTACGCCTGAAGAAAGCACAACTTTCAAGTATTTAAAGAATAATTTTAAATTACTCGAAACACAAGAAATTAACTATGTCTTGTCGAATTTTAAAAATAATGAGCATCAAGTAGAACTAATAAAAACTATAAATAACAATCTCGATGACTTGTCTAAAATTAAAATTAATGAAGGTAGAAGACAGATGTCAATTGGTAAAAAAGCTACTACCACAGTAGAATTATTTACTCAAATTGAAATCTGTCTGTTAGTTGTTTTGGCAATTGTTATTCAAATAATTGTAATGTACAAGCCAAATTAA
- a CDS encoding DUF4175 family protein, with protein MLSNFNNIQRKLEAFIRRYYTNELLKGAILFFAIGLLYFLFTLFIEHMLWLNTGARTVLFWLFVLVELALLVKFIFIPLAKLFKLKKGINYEDASKLIGKHFSEVNDKLLNVLQLHQDHSQSELLLASIEQKSKELNPIPFKLAINLKNNLKYLKYAAIPLVIILASYVSGNFNWFSDSYKRVVHYKTAYEPPAPFQFFVVNNTLNVIENSDFKLLVKTVGEVTPESVEISYNDETYFLQQTGVGAFEYVFPKLKNEVTFQLKANNVNSKPYQIQVIEAPSLLSFDMVLDYPAYTKKQDQTLKNTGNAIVPEGTKITWKAKTKATELLSLYANDTMPFTSPSKNVFIASKVVRNNFSYSLTTSNKNLKDFENLGFLVDVIKDEYPELNLEMKVDSLDNQTLYFYGKVSDDYGLSKVQLVYYPLEDETNKKVVNIPVSQTNIDDFVTVFPNNLNISEGIPYNVYFQVFDNDAVNGSKQVKSNVYTFRKRTKDEDLQKQLNSQSETIKDFNKSLKKFEEQEKQLKTLTNTQKEKSNLNFNDKKKLESFFERQKQQDEMMKNFNKKFQENLEQFQEDKKEKDPFKEDLKQRLKDNEEQLKNDEKLLEELKKLQDKISKEELIDKLEDLTKQNKNKKRSLKQLMELTKRFYVEKKLEKLKDDITKLAIDQEKLSTQDQKENTSDKQEDLNKRFEDFQKELEDLKKTGKDLMKPIDVPQDKLQENEIKKDQKEAKEALDNVKKEEAKEGKKEQPKNSENQDLKNAQKNQKNAAKKMMNMSKKMEGAMQAGGGGGDQLQEDAEMLRQVLDNLLLFSLDQEALMNSFKAIETNHSKFATYLKKQNNLREYFEHIDDSLFALSLRQPKLSEQVNKEVSDVYYNIDKALNLFVENQLYQGVSNQQFTVTAANNLANYLSDVLDNMEMSMSMSPGQGGDGDMQLPDIIMSQEQLNKMMEQGMSKGKDGQPKDSGNKGEKEQNGDTGKEGDSKSSKPSEKGKKDGSGKEGKDGKSGGTGSEKLGEGSDEDSNGLLYQIYQQQQQLRQQLEDKLAKEGFGKAGDNLLKKMEEVELDLINKGFTNQTLQKMLDLKHQLLKLDNATFQQGEEERRESNTNQNQFFNTTNGLLNKAKQYFNTTEILNKQILPLQPIYKEKVKAYFKEAND; from the coding sequence ATGCTAAGTAATTTTAATAACATACAGAGGAAATTAGAAGCTTTTATTAGGCGATATTATACTAATGAATTGCTTAAGGGTGCCATTTTGTTTTTTGCCATTGGCTTGTTGTATTTTTTATTTACGCTGTTTATTGAGCATATGTTATGGCTTAATACCGGGGCAAGAACGGTTTTGTTTTGGTTATTTGTATTGGTTGAACTGGCCTTATTGGTTAAGTTTATTTTTATTCCGTTAGCTAAACTTTTTAAACTTAAAAAAGGTATTAATTATGAAGACGCTTCCAAACTAATTGGTAAGCACTTCTCGGAAGTAAACGATAAATTGCTTAATGTTTTGCAATTGCATCAAGACCATTCTCAGTCGGAATTATTATTGGCAAGCATCGAACAAAAATCGAAAGAATTAAATCCAATTCCTTTTAAATTAGCCATTAATCTTAAAAACAATTTAAAATACTTAAAATATGCAGCCATTCCGTTGGTAATTATTTTAGCGTCTTATGTGTCTGGCAATTTTAATTGGTTTAGCGATAGTTACAAACGAGTTGTTCACTACAAAACAGCTTATGAACCGCCTGCGCCATTTCAATTTTTTGTGGTTAATAATACTTTAAACGTTATTGAAAACAGCGATTTTAAATTGCTGGTTAAAACGGTAGGAGAGGTAACGCCAGAAAGCGTAGAGATTTCATATAACGATGAAACCTATTTTTTACAACAAACCGGAGTAGGGGCTTTCGAATATGTTTTTCCGAAGTTAAAAAACGAGGTCACTTTTCAATTAAAAGCAAACAATGTAAATTCTAAACCCTATCAAATTCAAGTTATAGAAGCACCATCGCTTTTAAGTTTCGATATGGTTTTAGATTATCCAGCATACACAAAAAAACAAGATCAAACATTAAAAAATACGGGTAATGCTATTGTTCCAGAAGGCACAAAAATTACCTGGAAAGCCAAAACAAAGGCAACCGAGCTGCTTAGCCTGTACGCTAACGATACGATGCCTTTTACATCGCCTTCTAAAAATGTTTTTATAGCTTCTAAAGTTGTTCGAAATAACTTTAGCTACAGTTTAACTACTAGCAATAAAAATTTAAAAGATTTCGAAAATTTAGGCTTTTTAGTCGATGTTATAAAAGATGAATATCCTGAATTGAATTTAGAAATGAAGGTGGATAGTTTAGATAACCAAACACTTTATTTCTATGGAAAAGTTAGCGACGATTACGGATTGAGTAAGGTGCAATTGGTATATTATCCTTTAGAAGATGAAACCAATAAAAAGGTGGTTAATATACCAGTGTCTCAAACAAATATTGATGATTTTGTAACCGTATTTCCAAATAATTTAAATATTTCTGAAGGCATACCTTATAACGTTTATTTTCAAGTATTTGATAATGATGCTGTTAATGGTAGTAAGCAAGTAAAAAGTAATGTTTACACCTTTAGAAAACGTACTAAAGATGAAGATTTACAGAAACAACTAAATTCTCAAAGCGAAACCATTAAAGATTTTAATAAATCGCTTAAAAAGTTTGAAGAACAAGAGAAACAATTAAAGACTTTAACCAATACACAAAAGGAAAAATCGAATTTAAATTTTAACGATAAAAAGAAATTAGAATCATTTTTTGAACGCCAAAAGCAGCAGGATGAAATGATGAAAAATTTCAACAAAAAATTCCAAGAAAATTTAGAACAATTTCAAGAAGATAAAAAAGAAAAAGACCCTTTTAAAGAAGACTTAAAACAACGTTTAAAAGACAATGAAGAGCAACTTAAAAATGATGAAAAGCTTCTAGAAGAACTAAAGAAATTACAAGATAAAATTAGTAAAGAAGAGCTCATCGATAAGCTTGAAGATTTAACTAAACAAAATAAAAATAAGAAGCGCAGCTTAAAACAGCTCATGGAATTAACCAAGCGTTTCTACGTTGAAAAAAAATTAGAAAAGCTTAAAGATGATATTACAAAATTGGCTATAGACCAAGAGAAATTATCTACTCAAGACCAAAAAGAAAATACAAGCGATAAGCAAGAAGATTTAAATAAACGTTTTGAAGATTTTCAAAAGGAATTAGAAGACTTAAAGAAAACCGGTAAAGATTTAATGAAGCCTATAGATGTTCCTCAAGATAAACTTCAAGAAAACGAGATTAAAAAGGACCAAAAGGAAGCGAAAGAAGCTTTAGATAATGTTAAAAAAGAAGAAGCTAAAGAAGGCAAGAAAGAACAGCCTAAAAACTCAGAAAATCAGGATTTAAAGAATGCTCAAAAAAACCAAAAAAATGCAGCAAAGAAAATGATGAATATGAGTAAGAAGATGGAAGGCGCTATGCAAGCGGGTGGTGGTGGCGGTGACCAGCTACAGGAAGATGCCGAAATGCTACGTCAAGTTTTAGATAATTTGTTGTTGTTTTCTTTAGATCAGGAAGCCTTAATGAACAGTTTTAAAGCCATCGAAACCAACCATAGTAAGTTTGCAACCTATTTAAAAAAGCAAAATAATTTACGAGAATATTTCGAGCATATCGATGATAGTTTATTCGCTTTGTCTTTACGTCAGCCAAAACTTTCAGAGCAAGTTAACAAAGAAGTTTCAGATGTGTATTATAACATTGATAAAGCGCTTAATTTGTTTGTTGAAAATCAATTATACCAGGGTGTTTCTAACCAACAATTTACTGTAACTGCTGCCAATAATTTAGCTAACTATTTAAGCGATGTTTTAGATAATATGGAAATGAGCATGAGTATGTCACCGGGTCAAGGTGGCGATGGTGATATGCAATTACCCGATATTATTATGAGCCAAGAGCAGCTTAATAAAATGATGGAGCAGGGCATGAGTAAAGGTAAAGATGGACAGCCAAAAGATTCTGGAAATAAAGGCGAAAAGGAGCAAAATGGAGACACTGGTAAGGAAGGCGATAGTAAGTCGTCTAAACCCTCTGAAAAGGGCAAAAAAGACGGTTCTGGTAAAGAAGGTAAAGATGGTAAATCTGGAGGCACAGGTTCCGAAAAGTTAGGTGAGGGTTCCGATGAAGATTCTAATGGGTTGCTTTATCAAATATATCAGCAACAACAACAATTGCGTCAACAGTTAGAAGATAAATTAGCAAAAGAAGGTTTTGGTAAAGCTGGCGATAATTTACTTAAGAAAATGGAAGAGGTGGAGTTAGATTTAATTAATAAAGGATTCACAAACCAAACGCTTCAAAAGATGTTAGATTTAAAGCATCAATTATTAAAATTAGACAATGCTACGTTTCAACAAGGGGAAGAAGAACGTCGTGAATCTAACACCAATCAAAATCAATTTTTTAATACAACAAATGGTCTTCTAAACAAGGCTAAACAATATTTTAATACTACAGAAATATTGAACAAACAAATATTACCTTTGCAGCCAATTTATAAAGAAAAAGTTAAAGCATATTTTAAGGAGGCCAATGATTAA
- a CDS encoding response regulator — protein sequence MNKINIIIADDHELFRNGLKELLLKHDDIHVVDCVANGEEFLDVINNNEHIDIALLDITMPKMDGFEVLDQIKSLNSKIKPVIISMHDDGIYIAKCAKNGAYSYLLKNTDQDELIKVVRIVHKGKKYFSPKISEKMINYMSEQTISQNILSKKESEVLELISVGLTNKEIASKLFVSKRTIETHRANILKKLDVKNTAELIKKATKLKLI from the coding sequence ATGAATAAAATAAATATAATTATCGCAGACGATCATGAGCTATTTCGAAATGGCTTAAAAGAGTTATTATTAAAACACGATGATATTCATGTTGTTGATTGTGTTGCTAATGGTGAAGAATTTTTAGATGTAATAAATAACAACGAACATATTGATATTGCGCTTCTTGATATAACCATGCCTAAAATGGATGGGTTTGAAGTTTTAGACCAAATAAAGAGTTTAAATTCAAAAATTAAGCCTGTAATAATATCCATGCACGATGATGGTATTTATATAGCTAAATGTGCTAAAAATGGGGCTTATAGTTACTTGCTTAAAAATACAGATCAAGACGAACTTATAAAAGTGGTGCGCATTGTACATAAAGGTAAAAAGTATTTTAGTCCAAAAATTTCTGAAAAGATGATAAACTATATGTCTGAGCAAACCATCAGCCAGAACATACTTTCCAAAAAAGAATCGGAAGTTTTAGAGTTAATTTCTGTGGGCTTAACTAACAAAGAAATTGCTTCCAAATTATTCGTGAGTAAAAGAACCATTGAAACTCACAGAGCTAACATTTTAAAAAAGTTAGACGTAAAAAACACGGCAGAACTTATAAAAAAAGCAACGAAACTTAAACTTATTTAA
- a CDS encoding SPFH domain-containing protein, whose amino-acid sequence MAFFIPILFLALVTLALSFYTVKQQTAAIIERFGKFQSIQQSGLRLKIPFVDKIAGRLSLKIQQLDVIIETKTLDDVFVRIKVSVQYRVLSQKVYDAFYKLDYPHEQITSYVFDVVRAEVPKMKLDDVFVKKDDIALAVKAELNDAMLDYGFDIIKTLVTDIDPDAQVKAAMNRINAADREKTAAQYEGDAARILIVEKAKAEAESKRLQGQGIADQRREIARGLEESVDVLNRVGINSQEASALIVVTQHYDTLQAIGSETNSNLILLPNSPQAGSNMLNDMVASFTASNQIGEAMKNSKKKKEE is encoded by the coding sequence ATGGCATTTTTTATTCCTATTTTATTTTTAGCATTAGTAACCTTAGCACTATCGTTTTACACGGTAAAACAGCAAACAGCTGCTATTATCGAGCGCTTTGGTAAGTTTCAAAGTATTCAACAATCGGGATTACGATTAAAAATTCCGTTTGTAGATAAAATTGCAGGACGTTTAAGTTTAAAAATTCAGCAATTAGATGTTATTATTGAAACCAAAACGTTAGACGATGTATTTGTTCGCATCAAAGTATCGGTTCAATACCGCGTTTTAAGTCAAAAAGTATACGATGCCTTCTATAAATTAGATTATCCACACGAGCAAATTACAAGTTATGTGTTTGATGTGGTACGCGCTGAAGTTCCTAAAATGAAACTTGACGATGTATTCGTTAAAAAAGATGATATCGCATTGGCTGTAAAAGCCGAATTAAACGATGCTATGTTAGATTACGGTTTTGATATTATAAAAACACTGGTAACCGATATCGATCCAGATGCGCAAGTTAAGGCAGCGATGAACCGAATTAATGCCGCCGATAGAGAAAAAACAGCCGCACAATACGAAGGGGATGCTGCACGTATTTTAATTGTTGAAAAAGCAAAAGCTGAAGCTGAAAGCAAGCGTTTACAAGGACAAGGTATTGCCGATCAGCGTCGTGAAATTGCTCGTGGTTTAGAAGAATCTGTCGATGTTTTAAATCGTGTTGGTATAAACAGCCAAGAAGCCTCTGCTTTAATAGTAGTAACACAACATTACGATACGTTACAAGCCATTGGTAGTGAAACTAACAGTAATTTAATTTTATTACCTAACTCGCCACAAGCAGGAAGCAATATGTTGAACGATATGGTTGCAAGTTTTACTGCAAGTAACCAAATTGGTGAGGCCATGAAAAACAGTAAAAAGAAAAAAGAAGAGTAG
- the gltX gene encoding glutamate--tRNA ligase has protein sequence MTKNVRVRFAPSPTGPLHIGGVRTALFNYLFAKKHNGTFVLRIEDTDQNRYVEGAEKYIIDALNWCGIPFDEGIDKNETFGPYRQSERKHLYKKYADDLIASGNAYYAFDTAEALDFHRTDHEAKGKTFIYNWHNRLKLSNSLSLSAEEVKAKLEAGEDYVIRFKSPQDETLHLKDIIRGDIKIDTNILDDKVLFKSDGMPTYHLANIVDDHLMEITHVIRGEEWLPSLALHYQLYKAFGWEAPEFAHLPLILKPTGKGKLSKRDGDKLGFPVFPLEYTSPEGDVSRGYKEDGYFAEAVVNFLAFLGWNPGTEQEIFSLDELVNAFELERVNKSGARFDPDKIKWFNHQYMQEQNNDALAELFKQHQPELADIDVNYVALVVGLIKERATFVSDFWELSHYFFTAPTTYDEKASKKAFKEGTKAVLTQVIELIKPIENFTAETLQNDIKGWITSNNIGFGQVMMPLRLALVGALQGPDVFDIMFMIGKAESISRIEKALSLL, from the coding sequence ATGACCAAAAACGTTCGTGTGCGCTTTGCACCAAGCCCTACAGGCCCTTTACATATTGGAGGCGTTCGTACGGCTTTATTTAATTATTTATTTGCTAAAAAACATAACGGTACTTTTGTTTTAAGAATTGAAGATACCGACCAGAATCGCTATGTTGAAGGTGCCGAAAAATACATAATAGATGCTTTAAATTGGTGTGGAATTCCTTTTGATGAAGGCATTGATAAAAACGAAACTTTTGGACCTTACAGACAAAGCGAACGTAAGCATTTATATAAAAAATATGCCGATGATTTAATTGCTTCGGGTAACGCTTACTATGCGTTCGATACGGCTGAAGCATTAGATTTTCATAGAACAGATCATGAAGCTAAAGGAAAAACATTTATTTACAACTGGCATAACCGCTTAAAATTAAGCAACTCTTTATCGCTTAGCGCGGAAGAAGTTAAAGCCAAATTAGAGGCTGGCGAAGATTATGTAATACGATTTAAAAGTCCGCAAGACGAAACCTTACACTTAAAAGATATTATTCGTGGCGATATTAAAATTGATACGAATATTTTAGACGATAAAGTTTTGTTTAAAAGTGATGGTATGCCAACCTACCACTTAGCAAATATTGTCGACGATCATTTAATGGAAATTACACATGTTATTCGTGGCGAAGAGTGGTTACCGTCTCTGGCATTGCACTACCAATTATACAAAGCTTTTGGTTGGGAAGCACCAGAATTTGCACATTTACCACTTATTTTAAAACCAACAGGCAAAGGAAAATTAAGCAAACGTGATGGCGATAAATTAGGCTTTCCTGTATTTCCGTTAGAATACACCTCGCCCGAAGGAGACGTTTCGCGGGGCTATAAAGAAGATGGTTATTTTGCCGAGGCAGTAGTTAATTTTTTAGCCTTTTTAGGATGGAATCCAGGAACCGAACAAGAAATTTTTAGCCTCGATGAATTAGTAAATGCTTTCGAATTAGAACGTGTTAATAAATCGGGTGCTCGTTTCGATCCAGATAAAATTAAATGGTTTAACCATCAATACATGCAAGAACAAAACAATGATGCTTTAGCAGAATTGTTTAAACAACATCAACCGGAGCTGGCAGACATCGATGTAAATTATGTAGCTTTAGTTGTTGGTTTAATTAAAGAACGTGCGACGTTTGTTTCCGATTTCTGGGAACTGAGTCATTATTTCTTTACAGCTCCAACAACTTACGATGAAAAAGCTTCTAAAAAAGCCTTTAAAGAGGGTACTAAAGCAGTTTTAACTCAAGTTATAGAACTGATTAAGCCCATTGAAAATTTCACCGCAGAAACGCTTCAAAACGATATTAAAGGCTGGATAACGTCTAACAATATAGGTTTCGGACAAGTGATGATGCCTTTGCGTTTAGCTTTAGTAGGTGCTTTACAAGGTCCCGATGTATTTGATATTATGTTTATGATTGGGAAAGCAGAAAGTATATCGCGCATAGAAAAAGCGCTGTCCCTTTTGTAA
- a CDS encoding DUF1761 domain-containing protein — translation MEFNFLAILVAAIVPIFIGFLWYNPKTFGNAWMHASGLTTESLKGGNMIKIFVVTFILSFMLAFILPSLVIHQMGAYSLTQGDLGALPSYDAFLKDYGMAFRTFKHGTFHGVISGIFLALPIIGINALFERKSAKYIFINSGYWILTLGIMGAIICGWK, via the coding sequence ATGGAATTTAATTTTTTAGCCATATTGGTTGCTGCAATAGTGCCAATATTTATAGGGTTTTTATGGTATAACCCTAAAACATTTGGAAATGCCTGGATGCACGCATCGGGTTTAACTACCGAAAGTTTAAAAGGCGGTAATATGATTAAAATTTTTGTGGTAACCTTTATTTTATCGTTTATGCTGGCTTTTATATTACCATCTCTGGTAATTCATCAAATGGGTGCTTACAGTTTAACTCAAGGCGATTTAGGCGCATTACCTTCTTACGATGCCTTTCTTAAAGATTACGGAATGGCTTTTAGAACATTTAAACATGGTACTTTTCATGGGGTTATTTCGGGTATTTTTTTAGCGCTACCTATTATTGGCATAAATGCTTTATTTGAGCGTAAAAGCGCGAAGTATATTTTTATAAATAGTGGATACTGGATACTAACATTAGGCATTATGGGCGCTATTATTTGTGGATGGAAGTAA
- a CDS encoding sensor histidine kinase, giving the protein MSLRALILIIINSLIFLVIVVLSITFYNQFSNVLEDRILLQLNSIKTLKKVQLENLIEAEWHQFLKAPFSDFPADAFHLIDIENNIHISGVYDLTTYHKQKITSIGLVAFDGNQLKIKILDYNKIKNILLERTGMGNTGESYLVGEDYHMRSQSRFLPEKLPFDILVKSEGTINAFSGQEGRGVYKDYRGIDVYGVYSPIGISKLKLVILSEMDKSEVIVPLENLKKRLLGLLLIITFLAIVLSLFLTRIIANPIINMKKSLKIMADGNYNQTNEFVLNSNEIKEMFEALANLKKSLQGAVKFSNEIGKMNLNTTYIPKSNNDSLGKSLVKMRDKLIEFRNNENKNRINTKRQLVDGLENERRRLSRELHDGIGPLLTSLKFYIENKVDNTEQRAEMKTIVDNTISEIRLMSNDLMPSILDDFGIGAALTNYVVSINKTSGITIDFEDLTKPTNSKITKNQEINIFRISQELINNTLKHARSKTIRISLSEFDDFISLFYFDDGCGFDIKNIKLGSGIINITERVEICNGEIKINSTPGSTIFEIELPIVNE; this is encoded by the coding sequence ATGAGTTTAAGAGCCCTAATATTAATCATAATAAATAGCTTAATTTTTTTAGTAATTGTAGTGCTTTCAATCACTTTTTATAATCAGTTTTCAAATGTATTAGAGGATAGAATTTTATTGCAATTAAATTCTATAAAAACCCTAAAAAAGGTTCAATTAGAAAATTTAATTGAAGCTGAATGGCACCAATTTTTAAAAGCGCCTTTTTCAGATTTTCCTGCAGATGCTTTTCATTTAATCGATATAGAAAACAATATTCATATTTCTGGAGTTTACGATTTAACAACCTATCATAAACAAAAAATAACCTCTATTGGTTTAGTTGCGTTTGATGGTAACCAACTAAAAATTAAAATTTTAGATTATAATAAAATTAAAAATATTCTACTGGAAAGAACAGGTATGGGTAATACTGGTGAATCTTACCTGGTAGGCGAAGATTATCATATGAGGTCTCAATCGCGCTTTTTACCAGAAAAATTACCGTTTGATATTTTGGTAAAATCTGAAGGTACTATAAATGCATTTTCTGGTCAAGAGGGTAGAGGTGTTTACAAAGATTACAGAGGTATCGACGTTTATGGTGTATACAGTCCAATAGGTATTTCTAAACTTAAGTTAGTTATACTCTCTGAAATGGATAAAAGCGAGGTTATAGTGCCGCTAGAAAATCTAAAAAAGAGACTTTTAGGATTACTATTAATAATTACATTTTTGGCTATAGTTTTATCCTTATTTCTAACAAGAATAATAGCAAACCCTATTATTAACATGAAGAAAAGTTTAAAAATTATGGCCGATGGCAATTACAATCAAACCAATGAATTTGTTTTAAATTCAAATGAAATTAAAGAGATGTTTGAGGCGCTTGCTAATTTGAAAAAATCGCTTCAAGGGGCTGTTAAATTTTCTAATGAAATAGGAAAAATGAATTTAAACACTACGTATATTCCTAAAAGTAATAACGATTCCTTAGGAAAAAGCCTCGTGAAAATGAGGGATAAACTAATTGAATTTAGAAATAACGAAAATAAGAATCGTATTAACACCAAGCGCCAATTAGTTGATGGTTTAGAGAACGAAAGACGACGACTTTCTAGAGAACTTCACGATGGCATAGGCCCTTTATTAACTTCGTTAAAATTTTATATTGAAAATAAAGTTGATAATACAGAACAACGTGCCGAAATGAAAACAATTGTAGACAATACTATTTCAGAAATACGTTTAATGTCTAATGATTTAATGCCTTCCATTTTAGATGATTTTGGCATAGGAGCTGCTTTAACGAACTATGTTGTAAGTATAAATAAAACTTCTGGAATTACCATTGATTTTGAAGACCTTACCAAACCAACCAATAGTAAAATCACTAAAAACCAAGAAATTAATATTTTTAGAATTAGCCAAGAATTAATAAACAATACACTAAAACACGCGCGTTCTAAAACTATAAGAATATCACTTTCTGAGTTTGATGATTTTATATCGCTGTTTTATTTTGATGATGGTTGTGGTTTTGACATTAAAAACATAAAATTGGGTTCTGGAATTATTAATATTACAGAGCGTGTAGAGATTTGTAATGGCGAGATTAAAATAAACTCAACACCAGGAAGCACCATTTTTGAAATTGAATTACCCATAGTTAATGAATAA